The following nucleotide sequence is from Nothobranchius furzeri strain GRZ-AD chromosome 11, NfurGRZ-RIMD1, whole genome shotgun sequence.
GTGGACTGTATGGCCAGCGGACCAACTCTGAGGACAACAGCTGCTCCTGCAGCTTTTGGGATGTTCGGTGATGTTGATGGCTGGCATGGAGTAGCTGTTGAAGCTCATCACCTGGTTGACTGTCTCAttcaggagaaggcagaaggactcGCCGAATCTGCTTCTTCAGGGCAGGTCTTCAGAGCTGACCACACCCGTGAGGTGGCACGGAAAGTGGTCCTCTCATCAGGCGCCATGTCATCATATGCCGTCATGAATGAGAACTGGAGGATCCTGTCCTGGGCGACGCTGCAGTCTGAATCAGACTAATCGCCGGAGCCAGTGTACGAGGGGCCGTCCTGCCGTTCCGTTTCTGCAGGACGGCCTACAGCCACGCATCAGCAGGTTGACAGGTAAGGTCAAACATCATTGTTTCCTTTGccatgttttactttttatttttaacattCTTACATTAAAACAAGGCATAAATGATGGTGTAAAATATATTTGTGTACAACTAGAATTTCATTCCTTTATTTATGTTTGCAGAGATTGCTGCGCTGCATTCAGCATCCCAAACCCTGGACACCAGGAACACCTGCTCTGGGATTcttggaagaccacagatgacatAATAGCCGAGGCAACTTCTGGGAATCTCAACAACACCTGTGCTTCTCGCCAAAGCTGTAACAGTAAAATCAACACTAAGCTGGATTTATTTCATTGAATGCGGCGTTTCACCCCAGAGTGCACATCTGAACATCACCCACTGCACAGTTTCTCTCTGCAGCCTTCTGTGTTGTTGACCAGACAGACCTGCGTCGACTGAGGCAAGCCCATGTCTTCTGTAGCATAACGCCACCAAGTCCAGCCAAGCAGCATATCAGGCAGCACTGTCGTACCAAGATCCCACAGCCCAGAGAGTTGCTGGTGAGAGTAGagagtcttaggtgtgttcttgctgtgtcttgcttctaattccatgctgtcgttcttttttaaaacacagaaacggttccgtTACCTGTTTTTTTGCTACGTCGAAACGTAGCAAAAAAACAGGTAacggaaccgtttctgtgttttaaaaaagaacgacagcatggagagTAGAGAGTTCTGCAGAAGTTCTTCTCAGAAAGTGACCCTGACGGAGTGCCGGTTTTTAAACCGAGCATGCTGAAAGTGTGGAGGATTCAGCGTGTCCACATTCTCCGGGGCTGTCTGAGTGATCCAGAGGTTGGTGAGGGAGTCCTGTGCAGACATGGTGGCATGGTCCAACTTAACCATGCGAAGGGGGAGGAGGCAGCTGTACCTGTCTGGATCCCTGCGCGAGGCACCTCTCAGCAGGAGGGTCATCATTTTCATCAGTCCAAGTGGGTCACGGGAACTCAGGTCTCCACAGAGCTTTTCCAGGCGCAGGGAATGATTGGAGTTGCTCGCTAGAATTTTCAACGCCTTCTGGACCTGAAGCAGCCTGATGTTCAGCTCCCTTTGGTGTCGGAGCTGAACAAACTTTCAGAGGAAGTCACGGGACAAGCCAAGCATCCTGCCCTGCGTGTTTCCATTGCAGACACTGGAGAACGGTTTGGACTGCAGTATTTGGAGCCCGGCTGTCAACCCGTCCCTCTGGACTGGAATAAGCCGAGGGCACAGAACACTCCAGCTTCTCCCACCTCAGAGCCAACCCCTCCCTTTGTGACAGCTACTGACCTACCTGAGGAGGTGAAGGTGGAGCTCTTAACCGTGATCCTTGCTTTAGTTCTGACACATTTCAAATTACAACATTCAAATGATCATCAACCAACTACATTGCTCGTTTCAGGACGACGCTGCTGGTGTAACTGCGCTCGGCACACAGACCACAGCCCAGCCCAAACAAAGGTAGTTCACGTCACCTTTTCATCCTCCTCCTATATTTACTTCTGGCTTTATATTCTAACACAAACGAATACATTTTCTTCTTGGTTTTCTCATTTTCTCTCCATCAAATGTCCCAGTGGTACTACCACCCCCACTGCCTTTGGCAGCCTGTCCTCGTGCTGCTCGCACAGGTCCCATTAAAACTGGTGGTCTGCTCTTTGTCCTGGACCATTCTcggtggacacagccaatgagggAAGCCATTGACCAGATCGTGGCGAAGCATCGTGGGCAAAAAGACTTTCTCACTAAAGTCGCTGCAGAGTACGCCGTTCTGGTTCAAGCTGCATCCAGAGACCCCAACAGCCTCCTGCGTCCCACCGCTAAACAGCATCGCTCACGCTACGTAAAGCACCTGGCTAAGACGACAAACACAAGCTCACCACTCAACACCAGTTCAGAGACACTTCTGGAGACCCAACAGCTGTGGCATAACCTCACAGAAGGCAGTGAGACGGTTGCTGTTCCCGTGGTAACCATTCCCCCTGCCACTGTTAACCCACCCAGTATTAAGGCACAGGACCCCCCTCTGACAAAAACAGAAATTGAGAAAATGGTTAAAGACATTGTCCAAAAGCACCAGGAACAACAACAACCTGCaaaaaaagaacaagaaactgTGTCGCATGTGGCCAGCCGAAGTCACGtttccggggggtggggggtggggggggttggtGGATCCAgtgttcacttcttcttcttctaccagtCAGGAGAGGTTAAATACTTTTATTGCTCTGTTAAAGTCCACCAGACCTATGCACCAGAGGGTCTGACAGATCCATGGATGCCATTTGTTGATTTTGCCAACTCACCTTTTTTTATGAGAGAGCTTGAGGCTGCAAAGctgtgctccacagaaacacagcagGTTATGGAGGAACGAAAAAAGAGGAAGGCTAAAGAGGAGCATCCCACTGGAAGGCTATGCAGGTTCTGCCACAAGCCAATCCAACAAGGCCAAGACAGTCCTCATGTCCACACCGGGTTTGCTGGTGTGTCAGGGAAATACATCCACTGTCCCAGTAAAGTCTTCTCTCTGTACAAAGCAGAAGGAATGACGGAGGAAATGACGTGGAGACAGTTCTGTCAGTCTTCCTTTTATGAGACAGAAAAGAAAAGATGGGCAGCAGAAAAACAGAAGTGATTGTTGATCTGCTGGCCACAGCTTTGTGATGTTGAATACTGTAAATAAGGTAAACATTTTGTTATTGTGCAATACTGTTTTCTGATGGTTAATGATGCATGCCTGGATGTTTACTCTTCTCAAGGTCCTTGttgtaaccctcccactgtcctaatgggtgtgaccccgcgaggaaagttgaccattgtgcagggctgatggtttatccctcgggtccacgtggcaggggtgaggagtgagcaccacctcacccctgccacatggacccgagGGATCAGCCCTgcacaatggtcaactttcctcgcggggtcacacccattaggacagtgggagggttaaagaaagtTACATTTCTTCCATTTGCTTAAGTGTCCAGCACTTTTTGTAAATAGCTAAAATTGTGGAGATGGATCATTCTTTCTTTAAATTTATTGCTGCTATTCAAATTCCTAGATTGTTTAGAAAAAACTGTTTTTAAGATTTGAATTATAATAAAGATGATTGAACAGAACCCAGACTGTATTTACATCTGGAGTATTAATTCATTTATATATGtggatatatatgtatatatatatatatccatatatatacatatatatatatatacatatatatatatatatatatggatatatatatatatatatatgtatatatatccatatatatacatatatatatatatacatatatatatatatatggatatatatatatatatatatatatatatatatatatatatacacacacacatatatatgcacacacatatatatatatatgtatatatatatatatatatatatatatatatatatatatatatatatatatatatatatatatatatacacacacacatatatatgcacacacacacatatatatatatatatatatatatatatatatatatacacacaaatgTATTTTTCCTGCTCACAATAATTTTATATAAGTGTAgattcaattgttttaaaaataaagtttATGTTATTCATTGGAATAtgaacataaaaatgaaaaaagctgCTGAAAAACAGACACATTTTAGTTGTCGAGCCCACAGCAAGGTGGCTGCGGCTTTAAGCTGCAATTTGATTGGCTGTCAGTGCATTAAGCCTTTATGAAGCTGCGCGCGCATATTTTCctgtgccgtgtgctcgttggccaacgcgcgCACGCAAGTTTGTCACCTGTGCACGTCCTtgcgcgctcacagacacagtttgctccatctcagtgtacaaatgacctttcgccatgtatattttcactcgagaggttctaacttccacgcgcgagtcccgttcgcacgcgcgatgtggacccgcGCACGCGGAATACGCGTTCGCGTGCACGGGCTAACGCAGACGCAGGCAGGCGCGCACGCACGCGCATACATTTTACATGTTTAAGCAGACTGCTCAGAGTACGTTCCAAACTGTGTTACGTCATCAAAGGTAGTAGGTGTGGAGTTAGTGACGTCACTGACTGACTGCAAGGACTCTTATTAGGACCTGGTGCTAACCTGATTTCAAGAATTACATTCCCAGATCTCAGTCTGTAAATACATGGGATTAGCGAGTTAGTACATTGCTGACCAATGAACCCAAATCTTGCATTTGATGAAGAACTTCCTGATGCTCGTACATTTGTGAGGGAGTGTAAGCTGTTTTTTCAAAAAACTGAATTACAACCTTTAACTCAAGAAgatgtcatttttttaaacaaattggaCAATGATATAAGCAAGGAATTGACTAAACAGAGAAAATATTGTCCACGCCAAAAGACAGATTCCCTCGACAGAAAGAAAGGGAGCGATGCGCTTTGGATTGAGAGTGAACTCTGTAAAGAGAGGGTGGATCCGATTGTGAGCTATCATTGGAATAACATTCGGACAAGATTTAAGTGGTTTTTAAAAATGATACGCCCTCTTCAGAAACTGAAAAAATGGGGTAAAATGTTGCTTTACTTCTTGTCTTTATTTGCACTTGAAGCAATATTTTTGGGTTTTCTTTAATTCTAATGTTGAGTTGGTGTTTGTGTTTCCTTGTGTATGTCTTGTAGATGAAACAAATGACTATTTTCTCTTATCTGATCAGTTCAGATCTACTTAGGGTTCTGCAGGCATTACTGGATAACACCATGGAAGAAACTACATCACAGAACATTTTCTGGGACTTACAAAACAATTACTAAGAAAACTTGTGAAGAACCATTCATTATTACAACTTAGTCTTCTCTTATATATGTATAATTTTGATATAATATGTAATTATTATATTAACATGGACGTAAAAGAATTATGTAATGCTTATTGGAAAAGCAACTTTTTAAAACAGTAGGACTCCAGATCATTCTTGTCTTGGTATGGAAAACTTTTACAAGACCAGCTGAGACTAGTACTGCATGATACAAATTGCATACAGTTCAAATTATACAGCCAATGGAAGCGATTTAGACTCTACAAACAAGAATGATGTATTTTAGACGACAGTAGCCTGTGTAGCGTGGGGCGGGTGGATTGGGAGGGGCTTTTAAAGACGGCGCAATGTTGGTTATACAGACCTGGTTTAAGTTTAAGGAGTTGGGTGTTTAGCAAAAACGAATCCATAGTAAAATACTGTGGGCAGTAGTATAGTTTTATATGCGTGAAGAGTTTAATGTTAATTTAGGGCAAGGGTGGTAGTAGCATTTAAATCACATCACATTAGACTATTCGCGTTTTGTTCATTTGTCTCGTCTGTCTGTCTTGGTTCAGCGTCTTTGAGTGTTTgtcaaccctctcaggctcaaaatatgttttgataaaaggacgaacaactaagaccttcaggggtacttcagagttaaaaaatgctcatgaactacgtatgtggagtaaccaggtaggtaggttttaactgttgcaaatctgcaacgcctgcctccagagggttaaaagcgtTTGGTAGAACTGATCATATACATGTGCACATATGCATGCACATAAAGAATAGAAAGCTATTTTTTATTGCAGAATAACAGATGGTGTAATTAACACAATGACATTCTTGAGGTTACGACTAGTAAAAATGTAAATACTAGTATAATGTGAGTACTAGCATAAAGTTATAAGATAATATTACAAGCAGGTTAGTAGTGTGCTGAACGTTAAATGGTTATGGGTGAGAAGGTCAGAAATAGGATTTCAGCTTAGTGGTGACACCTTGAGTTCCCCAGTTGAGGGCCTTTGAAGTTTGAGAGCAAAATTCATGCCTTAACTATCAATAAATACTGTCAGGCTGTACCCCCATCTAAATTTCAGACCCTTGGCTACATGTGTGTAGACATGTTTTTTAcctgctccaaacacaactaaaacttcaATCAAAGGAGTGATCGGCGATCCCTTTTCATGCACCACCCCTTTAAAAGGGTTTAAGCCACATTTCTGTCTCTAACGCTGCTAAAAATCAAATTGTGCGCAAATTATATCTCACGCATTTTAAACCCATGTCTCTACTGATTCTAGCTACGTATCTTACAACTCTCTACACCTAAGTTTCACAGAGATGAAAGCCAGAGAGCAACGCAGTGTTGACAAAGACGGCTAAAAGGTTGGACAACCAAAAGTATTCAGTGGAATATCTTTACCTGTTACAGACAGAGCCACTGTGCCACTTGAGGCCTCGCCTTAAGTGTCTGTATATAAATCTCCgtaattattttgtttttcactttatcaaactaaaACTTTATACAGCTAATGTCGAGATGTTAGACTATGAAGTCATCGTGATCTGAATCTACTGCTGCCTTTTTCCAAAGAGCTTTCCATATGTTTGCACTCGGCCTCCATAATTCTGGTAGCTTCCACTTGTGCTGAAAGCTGTtgtatgaggaactgaatttctaAACTCTGATGCCTGTTCTGAAGACTTAATTCAGTGTTTCTAGACTGGGGGAATTTACTTAGGCATTCCTCGTTTTCCAAACACTTTTCCATCTCATGGAATCTATCCTCTATTTTTCTGGTGGCCTCCGCTTGTGCTGAGAACTTTTCTTTCAGGACACATATCTCTGCCATCTGCTGCCTATGATGGAGCAACAAATCAGCGTTTTCGGATGGGGAGGCTATTTTTGGAGACCTGTCTCTTGATCGAGACCTCCACCTGGGTAGAGAATCTCCCAGACGAACAGATACCTgtggacagaaaatgagacacgagagagacttctcctgaagtatTGAAGAAACTCACGACAAAGAATCACAGATGTTGgtgtttctcactctagattctccgggtcataacttctggatttctaatcaaataaaaatacttcaacgggttctaaaagtacataaaacgagctttccaacgaggtattacatgatgtaattcatgtcactccaaaaatcgctattagaagctttgcagcgtcacagaaagaaacgggcgaaccgcgacgggagagcgagaaccaaagggaggagaccgtctgatcatcttcatcatcagctTTTacaaagttatggaaacgtcacaaataaaatccacctggttggtcaggtgtcccagaaggctgtttctgtagatggtgacatgaggagggacagattaaagtcacactggtttttatttgaacactcaactgtttactaaatgattcagcttcattccagcattatttatacgtacaataaatatttatttagctgaaaatataattttatcagtgcagaatttaacCCTtttcttcataatgctggtagaaatgtagctgcAGTTGTGAGGAAgcctatgagtgttattttatgatacctagtatttattttactgtatcccgttgtcaggggtcacactgttttccgagtgtttgcaacacagttctgagtttaaatagttcTTCTGAGATAGTtagctcaagtcattttgaagtacctgtttagtaataaatgtaaagaaaattcaaatccgttttttttttcgtttaagctgcagttttacagactttaataaacataaacacaaatacaaactagacactgaaagctgaggttgttctggaaaaaggagcagagttacaaacattttgcacttttattacaattttaaagccataaaacaaaacaaaaaaaaatacctgttatatttatggtcataagagggttaaacgtgataaaatttccacctcccacaaagagatggtaaaagtgaatgtgagcataattatatatgttttatgactttattatgtattatttattattgactccaaagagttcagatgaaggcaactggacttctttggcttctttcaaacatttcacttctcctctgaggagctttgtcagttctaactggaatatgggagagtcaagctcataagctgtagctgtctgttgttatttaaagagcagaaactactgtgagtaccccgcctctccatctcctgatgagtcgttagcctctattgatggtgaatCATCATGTTGATTGGAtgtaggaaggtgtgacctagactgaaactgaatgagatccaaatctgcattattggtactggaaaggtgaaatctaagccccgcccctatttgaagtggggttttcacgttttgacatagatagcttcttttactcctctctcaaatcatctatcttctctgtccagaatgtggactttgtcatcttcaaaggtgtgtcccttgtccttcaggtgaaggtggactgcagaattttgacctgaagaggcggctctcctgtgttgtgttatgttcttgtgtaattgttgtttagtttctctaatgtaaacatctggacagtgctcctacactggactgcataaacgaccccactgagcttctgtttgggtgttttgtcttctggatggaccaggttctgtctgagggtgttgttgggtttaaagtttaccgggatgttgtgtttggagaagattcttctaagtttctctgagactcctgccacgtatgggatgatggtgcctttgtgtaaagggtgttgttgttaggttggtagcagagctctcatgtttagtgttaagttcagtgagatcatggaatgggatcaagaattttctactgacaggaaaaagatctcagctaacgtagccgtagatcacactggataagtctctgtggttgcatttattttacatttattttactacctcttactagagctgtctttagtaagcacaaaatatctttggttgtacacctgtgcgatagcaataaagtatcttgatttctgttaaatgtacttcctgaatgagtgaccttttcaggctaaaacaacaaaatgacaaatacagacagaaggatgaCTTATtccttttataatgcgttgcatcaccacctggtatcagaacaggactcagtgttggaagataatcaaaaatcaaacaacttggactcggatcaggagCAAAAATGtggttcagcttgtccaaaatgctgcagctagagttctgatgagaattaaaaagagagatcatatctctcctgtctttgcttccctacattggctacctgttaaattcagaatagattttaagatccttcttctcacatataaagctcttaataatcaagctccatcatacatcagtgatctgattgttccataagttcctaaccgagcacttcactctcagactgcaggtctactggtggttcccagaatatctaaaattaggatgggaggcagatcttttagttatcaggcttctctcctgtggaaccagctcccagccttagtctgtgaggcagacaccttgtctacttttaagactaggcttaaaacatttttatttgatagggcctatggttacaatctgatgttagcctagatctggacaagtgggggagtagagggaggtggagtgtacagtcggtaaagacggctctcccttgccctgcctccaacatgcctccatctaaataggatagattatccagagttttctctgtagttatgctgctataggcttagactgctggaggatacactgaccactttccacactctactactttcttctactatctgctctttaactgtattactttctgcaatttcagctgttaactttattttctctctaagtgtttttctccccagaagaagctacaatgatgttctgctgagctgtggtggcctcatggagggggccatcgtctagcacactgctgctaaccacttaaacattctctctctcctgataataactttttgttttcattgacttttgatgtgctaatactagtttatccgtttaattatagattcactaggataaatacaataaagtttatctttcaccaaatacaatatttactaagacatcacaatagaactatagacatattattgtgtgtgtgtgtgtgtgtgtgtgtgtgtgtgtgtgtgtgtgtgtgtgtgtgtgtgtgtgtgtgtgtgtgtgtgtgtgtgtgtgtgtgtgtgtgtgtgtgtgtgtgtgtgtgtgtgtgtgtgcgtctgcctgccctgtcttctccatccccagtgagtcgtggaggatggctgcttatactgagtcaggattctctggaggtttcttcctgttaaaagggagttttcctctccactgtcgctgcatgcttgcttagtatgaggattgctgtatagtgactgacactagtcagtgacttgatgcaatttgctgggttccttatataggaaacattatttctgattggcttaatgaactgacctgaattggaatgtttattatgtgaagtgccttgagacgactcttgtcgtgatttggcgctttataaataaacttgaattgaattgaattgaactaacattaacactgatGACACTAATTGATTTTTTTAttagttgtttgaacccaagtttctcattatctgaattttctaacttgttggattgctctataagtgcccctttttttttactttgagcacccgccccgtcaatggtctctgcacggccctgtatAGCACCCCTCAATataaaaatcacaaagcgcttcacaaaaacaaaaattaaaaatataaaaaatattttgaaaaatgattttcaaatatgtttaaaatgagaacaaaTAGAAAATTGGGATTTATACAtgtgaagaaagagagagagaaaatgcatTTTTTGTGATGCCCACAGAGAAAATAATTTTCATTAACATGTTTAAATTTAAGTGTTCCTTTgtttaatacattttaaagctCAGTGGTGCAGTCATTCGTCTTAAAAAggatatttaactttttttttattatttgttgtcATTGCAGTCATAACACCAGAGGAAGCCATCAACAGGTACAAGAAGGTGCTTATGGCGACACAGGATGGGAGTCTCCCAATGGTTGCAGCCTTCAGGAAAATTGGCGTAGACTGGAAAACTATTGCAGACACAGCTGCAATAGCTGAACTTGCAGCAGTAAGTCCGGAGAGGTACGAAGAACTCAGGAACACCTACAGCCCAAAGGAAAGTTTAGCTTCCGTTGCTAAAAGATGCAAGGCGACAATTCAGTCCGCCAGTCTTGAAAAGGATGTCATTAAAATGAAGGATGCTGTCAcgttgtgagggtggagatggtggaccaagtgtggtggagggttccaggaggcagaagagcaggcacggatgaaataaaaatggatttaatagcaggGTACGGCAGGAACAACgcgacaaacaacaacaatgatctgacaaaggacagcaacaaggagggaggtataaatacacggggaaaatgaggaacacatgggcaggctaatgagggacaggtgagaacataagggtaatcaaggcaggagaggaacacagtcaggaaggcaggggcagatcgtgacaggatGCTGGAGTACTTCTTAAAATGTTCCCAAAGTTTTTGTaaccaaaaatatgtttttttcatcTCTAATGTGGATTACCTTGGACCTGTtctgtttaatttttttatattgttttagtgtttttacatgttgaTTTCATAGATTATAAAGGTGAAAGTAGATCTTTGAAAAGTTGGTTGTGTACCGTTctcattattttaaaaaaagtaCCCTAAACATTGAACACTTTGTTAGTGATTGATTTGAGCCAGGAAACTTTGTAACCTGCAGGATTTTGGTCATCCATCTCTGGAATATTACCAcacaagatgaaagaaaatgCTGTGTGAATAAGCTCAATCTACTCATGGCAAATGTTCATATAACAACATAGTAAGTAATGGTTAAGTACCTAGTAGGTACAGATTCATTgctcagtaggtacttgggaggaggcttcacttctTTTATGCTTTTATGCACCACATGTTTGGCATTACATGCAGGTAGTGCACCCATTTCTTCACGTAAAGGTTAATCCACATAATGCTGACACATAGTACAGAGGCACTCACAGTGGCAGGTTTATAATTATTTCTTTGAttcgcatcagacgcaatcttcgtGTGTCTGCCTCACATGCACATTCTCTGCTCTTCTCACTCATGAGCTTCACCATTGGTCTTCGCTGCCTGAGGGTCCTCCATCCTGAGGGACTTCGCTGCCTGAGGGTCCTCTACGCCTGATGCTGCCCGCCTGATGTGAACTTATCGCATGGAGCttcgcttcggtcgtggttcgagacgtCCTGAGTGCCCTGCACTGAGAGGTCGCCTGGAGGCCATCCGGGGACCTTCTACTGCTGACGGCTGGTCATCTGTCTACatcctgctctgctctgctctgtgTGGGAACACAGGCTTCTTTTTCCTTTGCATATGCCTTGGAATTACTACTTATGATAatcaactgctattgaaatagctaccTTCTTGAGGATTGCTTTACAATGATCTACAGTTGTTAACTTGACCAACTTCTCAGGACATGCTCCTGTCTTTACTGGCGTGAGGGAACGCTTTCTCACTCCAGCCTTCACCTGGACTGCAACAGCTTATTCAGAAAGAAAGTCCCTTCATGTCTCTGGTGCTCAACGACAGGTGGTTTCTGCGGACCACCTACCACTGACCAGGGGGGTCTGTAACGtcacgaaggtcctctaatttgtgacaaaggtcccattttcccagctaggtcaagctgggtcagactgtaacttttggttccacagattaatcCAGGAGTCATGATGGCGGCTGAATATCatccttatctgctgctgttccgtcccagaagaaggacacttcaagtttcacaataataatttaaatagttTTAaggaactctttgactttattactgttattataatcaacataaataatctcttggttcagtataaatgtatttttaattactgaaatgaattattatgctttgggtataattatgataatggttgataatcggttatgtgtgttcagcaaaccagaaggtcaacttccacttTATCCATCCAACACAGAGCTTACCCAGAGCAAAGGTAATCTGCCATCACATGTCtctgactcatgaccaaagctttcttgctgagagtgggcgtgttctgaggggtttGTTAAAACTAACTTCCCAGCAGCTTTAACccagttcgtgaaccaaccaccatcactgaagataagggaacggccgccctgaagcctccacctgctgttctgtcacgctgat
It contains:
- the LOC139061907 gene encoding uncharacterized protein — protein: MREAIDQIVAKHRGQKDFLTKVAAEYAVLVQAASRDPNSLLRPTAKQHRSRYVKHLAKTTNTSSPLNTSSETLLETQQLWHNLTEGSETVAVPVVTIPPATVNPPSIKAQDPPLTKTEIEKMVKDIVQKHQEQQQPAKKEQETVSHVASRSHVSGGWGVGGVGGSSVHFFFFYQSGEVKYFYCSVKVHQTYAPEGLTDPWMPFVDFANSPFFMRELEAAKLCSTETQQVMEERKKRKAKEEHPTGRLCRFCHKPIQQGQDSPHVHTGFAGVSGKYIHCPSKVFSLYKAEGMTEEMTWRQFCQSSFYETEKKRWAAEKQK